A genomic region of Streptomyces rimosus contains the following coding sequences:
- a CDS encoding DUF5914 domain-containing protein: protein MDAPRRGRYPLSLRRRPVAWERQRPTWRDAAPGVIAGALERAKARPSGNWYAVGASRQVGRDRPLGRTVAGTEVVLWRAADGRLRGGPGACPHLGAPLKDSPVRCGTLVCHWHGLALDGGPFAGWEPYPVYDDGVLVWVRLDHAGGEEPLDRPRVPERPDTAAAVAAVHTGVGRCEPDDVVANRLDPWHGAWFHPYSFVDLTVTDGPAGPSDAFTVDVSFKVAGRLVVPVRAEFTAPGPRTVVMRITEGEGAGSVVETHATPLGTDASGRPRTAVVEAVVAASDRPGFAVARAAAPLLRPLMRATAGRLWRDDMAYAERRWELRRAGRFPG, encoded by the coding sequence GTGGACGCTCCCCGACGCGGCCGGTACCCGCTCAGCCTGCGGCGGCGGCCCGTGGCCTGGGAGCGCCAGCGGCCCACCTGGCGGGACGCCGCGCCCGGCGTCATCGCCGGCGCGCTGGAACGCGCCAAGGCCCGGCCGTCCGGCAACTGGTACGCCGTGGGTGCCTCCCGGCAGGTCGGCCGGGACCGCCCCCTGGGCCGGACCGTCGCCGGTACGGAGGTGGTGCTGTGGCGCGCGGCCGACGGGCGGCTGCGCGGCGGCCCGGGGGCCTGTCCGCACCTGGGGGCGCCGCTGAAGGACAGTCCGGTGCGGTGCGGCACGCTCGTCTGCCACTGGCACGGACTCGCCCTGGACGGCGGCCCGTTCGCCGGGTGGGAGCCGTATCCGGTGTACGACGACGGGGTGCTGGTCTGGGTGCGCCTGGACCACGCGGGCGGCGAGGAACCGCTGGACCGGCCCCGCGTCCCGGAGCGCCCGGACACGGCCGCCGCCGTCGCGGCCGTCCACACCGGGGTCGGGCGCTGCGAGCCGGACGACGTGGTCGCCAACCGGCTCGACCCGTGGCACGGCGCGTGGTTCCACCCGTACTCCTTCGTCGACCTGACCGTGACGGACGGCCCGGCGGGCCCCTCGGACGCGTTCACCGTGGACGTGTCCTTCAAGGTCGCCGGGCGCCTGGTCGTCCCCGTGCGCGCGGAGTTCACCGCTCCGGGGCCGCGCACCGTGGTCATGCGGATCACCGAGGGCGAGGGCGCGGGCAGCGTGGTGGAGACCCACGCCACCCCGCTCGGCACCGACGCGTCCGGCCGGCCGCGCACCGCCGTAGTCGAAGCGGTCGTCGCGGCCAGCGACCGTCCGGGCTTCGCGGTGGCCCGCGCGGCGGCCCCGCTGCTGCGCCCTTTGATGCGGGCCACGGCGGGACGGCTGTGGCGCGACGACATGGCGTACGCGGAGCGGCGGTGGGAGCTGCGGCGGGCGGGGAGGTTTCCGGGGTGA
- a CDS encoding type I polyketide synthase, producing MNAPADARVAVIGMAFRFPGADTPEEFWRAVRIGRDCVRRFTEAELEAAGVPAEKYRADDFVGASGILHDIAGFDAPFFGMSVREARLTDPQHRMFLECAYHALEDSGYPRERDGLRTGVFATTGYHLYTMENYLLNNVLKSPIGDDWLSRMQVMVGNYTDFTATRVSFRLDLTGPAVSVQTGCSSSLVALQTAAQSVVTGDSDIALAGATAVHVPQVLGYEYVKGSILSKSGRLRAFDAGADGTVGGTGVAAVVLKRLDRAVADGDTIHGVIRGWGVTNDGASKQAYTAPSAAGQRAAIRRALEHAGIGADTVGYLETHGTGTLKGDPIEFEGAVSAYRADTDRTGYCALGSIKANIGHLDVASGLASFIKTLLVLKHGVIPPMANFSEPNPALDLDNSPFYIPETARPWPQGDTPRRAGVTSLGVGGTNVHVIVEQAPEPAPRSATVAPPGIVVLSGQSEAARTANAEALRDHLTRHPDMNLADLVTTAAGRIHHRHRLAVRGTDPASLAAALDSWLAGTGAPAGPAAVTTGEAPREARAGIAFQFTGQGSPYPGMAQPLYERFTVVRDLLNTCERHHQRLYGSSLLDVLLDPIADRATTENTRIAQPALFALQYALTGLWRQAGIVPDAVAGHSVGEYAALCAAGALSVEDGLRLTAERGRLMQEHCAPGAMAAVSADLRTAENLAAEIAGLELAVVNGEQRHVLAGPVTAVDRLSALLEERGIPGQRLPVTRAFHTALMDPVLDKFRELLDGVAFRPVTTGFVSGLDGRLHEPGWVPDADYFVRQTREPVRYDAVLRTLGDTGPAALVELGPHTTLSGLARTALPTVRAVPTLRRGAGTGPFWDAVARLHCTGADLAWPVLLAGTGGRRTALPGYRFQHTDHWTGPRPTVVPAGQQPLREPSREEEDVAQDEAVFGRVLAHVIELVAKHLGHDAAAVTGDTSFFDLGADSLQMISVLRELEQEHRVKVAMRELFEEASTPGQLTELIVGRMVGGAGGSGMPGGSGASGAWAGSGEAVAEEPVRHEPPVAEEPVRYEPPITEEPVRHEPPVAAAPAEPVRAQESAPAVPPGPEHPVTRAELTDLVRQVQQLSQIQLQMMSQIHQLSQLLTAQATSALTGGAVSNGKAGGQ from the coding sequence ATGAACGCACCGGCCGACGCGCGCGTCGCGGTCATCGGCATGGCCTTCCGCTTCCCGGGGGCCGACACCCCCGAGGAGTTCTGGCGGGCCGTCCGCATCGGGCGGGACTGCGTACGGCGGTTCACCGAAGCGGAACTGGAAGCCGCCGGCGTACCCGCCGAGAAGTACCGGGCGGACGACTTCGTCGGCGCCAGCGGCATCCTGCACGACATCGCCGGGTTCGACGCCCCGTTCTTCGGCATGAGCGTACGGGAGGCACGGCTCACCGACCCGCAGCACCGGATGTTCCTGGAGTGCGCCTACCACGCCCTGGAGGACTCCGGCTATCCGCGAGAACGCGACGGGCTGCGCACCGGTGTCTTCGCCACCACCGGATACCACCTGTACACGATGGAGAACTACCTCCTGAACAACGTCCTGAAGAGCCCCATCGGCGACGACTGGCTCTCCCGGATGCAGGTCATGGTCGGCAACTACACCGACTTCACCGCCACCCGCGTGTCCTTCCGCCTCGACCTCACCGGCCCCGCCGTCAGCGTCCAGACCGGCTGCTCCAGCTCGCTGGTGGCCCTCCAGACGGCCGCGCAGTCGGTGGTCACCGGCGACAGCGACATCGCGCTGGCGGGCGCCACGGCCGTCCACGTACCGCAGGTGCTGGGCTACGAGTACGTCAAGGGCTCCATCCTCTCCAAGAGCGGCCGCCTGCGCGCCTTCGACGCCGGGGCGGACGGCACGGTGGGCGGCACCGGTGTCGCCGCCGTCGTCCTCAAACGCCTGGACCGGGCGGTCGCCGACGGCGACACGATCCACGGCGTCATCCGCGGCTGGGGCGTCACCAACGACGGCGCGTCCAAACAGGCGTACACCGCGCCGAGCGCGGCGGGCCAGCGCGCCGCGATCCGCCGTGCGCTGGAGCACGCGGGCATCGGCGCGGACACCGTCGGCTACCTCGAAACCCACGGCACGGGCACGCTCAAGGGCGACCCGATCGAATTCGAGGGCGCCGTTTCCGCGTACCGCGCCGACACCGACCGCACCGGCTACTGCGCCCTCGGCTCGATCAAGGCCAACATCGGCCACCTCGACGTGGCCTCGGGACTGGCGAGCTTCATCAAGACGCTGCTCGTCCTCAAACACGGCGTCATCCCGCCGATGGCCAACTTCAGCGAGCCGAACCCCGCGCTCGACCTCGACAACAGCCCCTTCTACATCCCCGAGACCGCCCGCCCCTGGCCGCAGGGCGACACACCCCGCCGGGCGGGCGTCACGTCGCTGGGCGTCGGCGGCACCAACGTCCACGTCATCGTGGAACAGGCCCCCGAGCCCGCGCCCCGCTCCGCCACAGTGGCCCCTCCGGGCATTGTCGTCCTGTCCGGCCAGTCGGAGGCCGCCCGTACGGCCAATGCAGAGGCTCTGCGCGACCACTTGACGCGCCACCCTGACATGAACCTCGCCGATCTGGTGACCACCGCTGCGGGACGCATCCACCACCGGCACCGCCTGGCGGTCCGCGGCACGGACCCGGCGAGCCTCGCCGCGGCCCTGGACAGCTGGCTCGCGGGCACCGGCGCCCCGGCCGGGCCCGCCGCCGTAACGACCGGCGAAGCCCCTCGGGAAGCGCGCGCGGGCATCGCCTTCCAATTCACCGGCCAGGGCAGCCCGTACCCCGGCATGGCACAGCCGCTGTACGAGCGCTTCACCGTCGTACGCGACCTGCTCAACACCTGCGAGCGCCACCACCAGCGGTTATACGGCAGCTCCCTGCTCGACGTGCTCCTCGACCCCATCGCCGACCGCGCCACCACCGAAAACACCCGCATCGCCCAACCGGCCCTCTTCGCCCTGCAATACGCGCTCACCGGACTCTGGCGCCAGGCGGGCATCGTGCCGGACGCCGTCGCCGGACACAGCGTCGGCGAGTACGCGGCCCTCTGCGCGGCGGGTGCCCTGTCCGTCGAGGACGGCCTGCGGCTCACCGCGGAGCGCGGCCGGCTGATGCAGGAGCACTGTGCTCCCGGCGCAATGGCCGCGGTGTCCGCGGACCTGCGGACCGCCGAAAACCTGGCCGCAGAGATCGCCGGCCTCGAACTCGCGGTCGTCAACGGAGAACAGCGGCACGTGCTCGCCGGACCCGTCACGGCCGTGGACCGGCTGTCGGCCCTCCTGGAGGAGCGCGGCATCCCCGGACAGCGGCTGCCGGTGACGCGCGCCTTCCACACCGCGCTGATGGACCCGGTCCTGGACAAGTTCCGGGAACTGCTCGACGGCGTCGCCTTCCGGCCCGTCACGACCGGCTTCGTCAGCGGCCTCGACGGGCGCCTGCACGAGCCCGGCTGGGTACCGGACGCCGACTACTTCGTACGGCAGACACGCGAGCCGGTGCGGTACGACGCGGTGCTGCGCACGCTCGGCGACACCGGCCCCGCGGCACTGGTCGAACTCGGCCCCCACACCACGCTCAGCGGCCTCGCCCGTACCGCCCTGCCCACCGTACGGGCGGTGCCGACGCTGCGCCGCGGCGCCGGGACCGGCCCCTTCTGGGACGCGGTGGCGCGACTGCACTGCACGGGCGCGGACCTGGCCTGGCCGGTCCTGCTGGCCGGAACCGGCGGCCGCAGAACCGCACTGCCCGGCTACCGCTTCCAGCACACCGACCACTGGACGGGACCCCGGCCCACCGTCGTCCCGGCCGGTCAACAACCCCTGCGAGAACCATCGAGAGAAGAGGAAGACGTGGCACAGGACGAGGCAGTGTTCGGGCGGGTGCTCGCGCACGTCATCGAGTTGGTGGCCAAGCACCTCGGGCACGACGCGGCCGCGGTCACCGGGGACACCTCCTTCTTCGACCTCGGTGCGGACTCCCTGCAAATGATCAGCGTGCTGCGCGAGCTGGAGCAGGAACACCGGGTCAAGGTCGCGATGCGGGAACTGTTCGAGGAGGCGAGCACTCCGGGGCAGCTGACGGAGCTGATCGTGGGGCGGATGGTGGGGGGAGCGGGTGGTTCGGGGATGCCGGGCGGTTCGGGTGCTTCCGGTGCTTGGGCCGGATCGGGTGAGGCCGTTGCCGAGGAGCCCGTACGCCACGAGCCGCCGGTCGCCGAGGAGCCCGTACGGTACGAACCGCCCATCACCGAGGAGCCCGTACGCCACGAACCGCCTGTCGCCGCGGCGCCCGCCGAGCCCGTACGCGCCCAGGAGTCCGCGCCCGCCGTGCCGCCAGGCCCGGAACACCCGGTCACACGCGCCGAGCTGACCGACCTCGTCCGCCAGGTGCAGCAGCTCTCCCAGATCCAGCTCCAGATGATGTCCCAGATCCACCAGCTCTCCCAGCTGCTGACCGCGCAGGCGACCAGCGCCCTGACCGGCGGCGCCGTGTCCAACGGAAAGGCGGGCGGGCAGTGA
- a CDS encoding MFS transporter — protein sequence MGHFRLLVVGNAISAYGSYLNMVALNVFVYQVTGSALTAGLFMAVRLITSVLSGFVSGRLVSRYDRKRLMVCADVTQAAALVVLLLAPDGARVALLFALAVGTGACSTLSQVALRSSVPEIVGADLRTRANGLLVTGRSLAMIAGFASAGVVVAEFGYTAAFALDAGTFAVSATILFLLPIRTRAAAGHDAAGSTAADAAGTGRWASLALLKAAPLLAVMVAVRAADGLGSSSHNVALPIYSSALDPSHPATFVSQFWATWAIGNIVAQQVCSRRTRKTGWSPGERAFALGSCVMSAAFIVVFSGLPAVPAAVAALVAGMADGFTEIAYVSRLQAAPDEQRGRLFGLSASAENSGFGLGMIVSAALLERYSPLQVVGAFQGLAIVLCVALLVVLSRGRALFPKDPPARESGGPAPGREVTAAEGGTS from the coding sequence GTGGGGCACTTCCGGCTGCTCGTCGTCGGCAACGCCATCTCCGCGTACGGCAGTTATCTGAACATGGTGGCGCTGAACGTCTTCGTCTACCAGGTGACGGGCAGCGCGCTGACCGCCGGTCTGTTCATGGCCGTACGCCTGATCACCAGCGTCCTGTCCGGGTTCGTCAGCGGCCGCCTGGTGTCGCGCTACGACCGCAAGCGGTTGATGGTGTGCGCGGACGTGACCCAGGCCGCCGCCCTGGTGGTGCTGCTGCTCGCACCCGACGGCGCCCGCGTCGCGCTGCTCTTCGCGCTGGCCGTGGGAACCGGCGCCTGCTCGACGCTCTCCCAGGTGGCGCTGCGCAGCAGCGTCCCGGAGATCGTCGGCGCCGATCTGCGGACCCGGGCCAACGGCCTGCTGGTGACCGGCCGGTCGCTGGCCATGATCGCCGGCTTCGCGTCGGCCGGCGTGGTCGTCGCGGAGTTCGGCTACACCGCCGCCTTCGCGCTGGACGCCGGCACCTTCGCGGTCTCCGCGACGATCCTGTTCCTGCTGCCCATCCGTACCCGGGCCGCCGCCGGGCACGACGCGGCCGGGAGCACGGCGGCGGACGCCGCGGGCACCGGCCGCTGGGCTTCCCTCGCGCTCCTGAAAGCGGCACCCCTGCTGGCCGTGATGGTGGCGGTCCGCGCCGCCGACGGCCTCGGCTCCTCGTCGCACAACGTCGCGCTGCCCATCTACTCCAGCGCTCTGGACCCGTCGCATCCGGCCACCTTCGTCAGCCAGTTCTGGGCGACCTGGGCGATCGGCAACATCGTCGCGCAGCAGGTCTGCTCCCGCCGCACCCGCAAGACCGGGTGGTCGCCGGGGGAGCGCGCCTTCGCCCTCGGTTCCTGTGTGATGTCGGCGGCGTTCATCGTGGTCTTCAGCGGCCTGCCGGCCGTCCCCGCCGCGGTCGCCGCGCTCGTCGCCGGCATGGCCGACGGCTTCACGGAGATCGCGTATGTCTCCCGGCTCCAGGCCGCCCCCGACGAGCAGCGCGGCCGCCTCTTCGGCCTGTCCGCCTCGGCCGAGAACAGCGGCTTCGGCCTGGGCATGATCGTCAGCGCCGCGCTGCTGGAGCGCTACTCGCCGCTCCAGGTGGTCGGCGCGTTCCAGGGCCTGGCCATCGTGCTGTGCGTCGCCCTGCTCGTGGTGCTGTCCCGGGGACGCGCGCTGTTCCCGAAGGACCCACCGGCCCGGGAGAGCGGCGGCCCGGCGCCCGGCCGGGAAGTGACCGCCGCGGAGGGCGGCACCTCATGA
- a CDS encoding lasso RiPP family leader peptide-containing protein, producing MPETQEAYETVEYEAPELVEAGDFTELTLGFHGHHWDGWGGRGHGWW from the coding sequence ATGCCGGAAACCCAGGAAGCATACGAGACGGTCGAATACGAGGCGCCGGAGCTGGTCGAGGCCGGGGACTTCACCGAGCTGACGCTCGGGTTCCACGGGCACCACTGGGACGGCTGGGGCGGGCGCGGCCACGGGTGGTGGTGA
- the crtI gene encoding phytoene desaturase family protein, giving the protein MKTLPGPTDHVVVIGAGLSGLSAALHLLGAGRRVTVVERDTRPGGRCGLLERDGYRIDTGPTVLTMPDLVEEAFSAVGASMAGRLELVALHPAYRARFADGSALDVHTDAAAMEAEIERFAGAREAAGYRRLRAWLGRLYAVQMRRFIDANFDSPLQLLHPDLARLAALGGFGRLDARIGRFLTDERVRRVFSFQSLYAGVPPARALAAYAVIAYMDTVAGVYFPRGGMHALPRAMADAAAEAGAEFRYGHPVRALERSGGRVTAVVTDAGRLPCDAVVLTADLPEAYRLLGRRPRRPLPLRRSPSAVVLHAGTPATWPEPGHHTISFGAAWHRTFHELTRTGALMSDPSLLLTRPTATDPSLAPPGRHLHYVLAPCPNTDVGPGAHAWRDLGPRYRTALLAELERRGFTGLDAAAEAECLVTPEDWSRQGHGAGTPFSAAHTFAQTGPFRPRNLVRGTENAVLAGCGTTPGVGVPTVLVSGKLAAARVTGGVSARRARITDLGARRPARTPEARP; this is encoded by the coding sequence ATGAAAACCCTCCCCGGACCCACCGACCACGTCGTCGTCATCGGCGCCGGCCTCTCCGGACTGTCCGCCGCACTCCACCTGCTCGGAGCCGGACGACGGGTCACCGTCGTGGAACGCGATACACGGCCCGGCGGCCGATGCGGCCTCCTGGAGCGCGACGGCTACCGGATCGACACCGGGCCGACCGTACTGACCATGCCGGACCTGGTCGAGGAGGCGTTCTCGGCGGTGGGCGCCTCGATGGCCGGGCGGTTGGAGCTTGTTGCGCTCCACCCGGCCTACCGTGCGCGGTTCGCCGACGGCAGCGCGCTTGACGTGCACACCGACGCGGCGGCCATGGAGGCGGAGATCGAACGGTTCGCGGGGGCCCGGGAAGCCGCGGGGTACCGTCGGCTGCGCGCTTGGCTCGGCCGGTTGTACGCGGTCCAGATGCGGCGCTTCATCGACGCCAACTTCGACTCGCCGCTGCAACTGCTCCATCCCGACCTGGCCCGCCTCGCGGCCCTGGGCGGCTTCGGACGCCTCGACGCCCGGATCGGCCGGTTTCTGACGGACGAGCGGGTGCGCCGCGTCTTCTCGTTCCAGTCGCTGTACGCGGGTGTGCCGCCGGCCCGTGCCCTCGCCGCTTACGCCGTCATCGCGTACATGGACACGGTGGCCGGGGTGTACTTTCCGCGCGGCGGGATGCACGCGCTGCCCCGGGCCATGGCGGACGCGGCGGCCGAGGCGGGTGCGGAGTTCCGCTACGGGCATCCGGTACGGGCGCTGGAACGTTCCGGCGGCCGGGTCACCGCCGTCGTCACCGACGCCGGGCGCCTGCCGTGCGACGCGGTGGTGCTCACCGCCGACCTGCCCGAGGCGTACCGGCTGCTCGGGCGCCGGCCGCGCCGCCCGCTGCCGCTGCGCCGCTCCCCCTCGGCCGTCGTCCTGCACGCGGGCACGCCCGCGACCTGGCCGGAGCCGGGCCACCACACCATCTCGTTCGGCGCCGCCTGGCACCGTACGTTCCACGAGCTCACCCGGACCGGGGCCCTGATGAGCGATCCCTCGCTGCTGCTGACCCGGCCGACCGCCACCGACCCGTCGCTGGCTCCGCCGGGCCGCCATCTGCACTACGTCCTGGCGCCCTGCCCCAACACCGACGTCGGGCCCGGCGCGCACGCCTGGCGCGACCTCGGCCCCCGCTACCGCACCGCGCTGCTCGCCGAACTCGAACGGCGCGGCTTCACCGGTCTGGATGCGGCGGCCGAGGCGGAATGCCTGGTCACCCCGGAGGACTGGAGCCGTCAGGGGCACGGCGCCGGCACCCCGTTCTCGGCCGCGCACACCTTCGCGCAGACCGGTCCGTTCCGCCCGCGCAACCTCGTACGGGGCACCGAGAACGCCGTACTGGCCGGGTGCGGCACGACGCCGGGTGTCGGGGTGCCGACCGTGCTGGTCTCGGGGAAGCTGGCCGCCGCCCGGGTGACCGGCGGCGTCTCCGCGCGGCGCGCCCGGATCACCGACCTCGGCGCGCGCCGTCCCGCCCGTACGCCGGAGGCAAGACCGTGA
- a CDS encoding helix-turn-helix domain-containing protein, with protein MSDHSAHTMSPVLSPREREVLSYIADGLTYDQTARRLGISVHTVSTYLRRIRAKHPAPTLAHLVRLGLAQHRG; from the coding sequence ATGTCGGATCACAGTGCGCACACCATGTCACCGGTGCTGTCCCCGCGGGAGCGGGAGGTGCTGTCGTACATCGCCGACGGTCTGACGTACGACCAGACGGCCAGGCGGCTGGGTATCAGCGTCCACACGGTCAGCACGTATCTGCGCCGTATACGGGCCAAGCACCCGGCGCCGACGCTCGCCCACCTCGTACGGCTGGGCCTGGCGCAGCACCGCGGCTGA
- a CDS encoding polyprenyl synthetase family protein, giving the protein MRPIRAGDPHGAVEARAVDTDVTGAVEQTLDGVLAERLADAAAADALFARDIAERVARFTLGGGKRLRGRFVWWGLRVCGGGGEAAGAALRLAAALELLQTCALVHDDVMDGAELRRGGPALHAEVRTQYGRRAGTGDGARSAAAFGRSAAILAGDLALAWADDTVLDTLVPGHARSAVHALWRTMRTEMVAGQYLDLHAQATVSHSPARALHTARLKSARYSVERPLLLGAALAGADDRATGALRAAGRCAGLAFQLYDDLLGVFGDPAETGKPSGDDIREGKLTYLTAVARARAEATGDHAALGTLDAALGAPDLTAADMDRVREVLVSTGARAALEDKIALLADRSTAHLADLHDAAPSALRSLHALLRATSGASTRTPVAAHGGER; this is encoded by the coding sequence ATGCGCCCTATCCGGGCAGGGGACCCGCACGGCGCGGTCGAGGCCCGCGCCGTGGACACCGATGTCACGGGCGCCGTCGAGCAGACGCTCGACGGGGTGCTCGCCGAGCGGCTCGCGGACGCCGCGGCGGCCGACGCCCTGTTCGCGCGCGATATCGCCGAACGCGTCGCCCGCTTCACGCTGGGCGGTGGCAAGCGGCTGCGCGGACGGTTCGTGTGGTGGGGGCTGCGGGTCTGCGGGGGCGGTGGTGAAGCGGCCGGGGCGGCGCTGCGGCTGGCCGCCGCGCTCGAACTCCTCCAGACCTGCGCGCTCGTGCACGACGACGTGATGGACGGGGCCGAGCTGCGCCGGGGCGGCCCGGCGCTGCACGCCGAGGTACGGACGCAATACGGGCGCCGCGCCGGGACCGGTGACGGCGCCCGGTCCGCCGCGGCGTTCGGCCGGTCCGCGGCGATCCTGGCCGGCGATCTCGCGCTGGCCTGGGCCGACGACACCGTCCTGGACACCCTCGTCCCCGGCCACGCCCGGTCCGCGGTCCACGCCCTGTGGCGCACCATGCGGACCGAGATGGTGGCAGGCCAGTACCTGGACCTGCACGCCCAGGCCACCGTGTCCCACTCCCCCGCCCGGGCGCTGCACACCGCCCGCCTCAAAAGCGCCCGCTATTCGGTCGAACGGCCGCTGCTGCTGGGCGCCGCCCTGGCAGGCGCGGACGACCGGGCCACCGGCGCCCTGCGTGCGGCGGGCCGCTGCGCCGGTCTCGCCTTCCAGCTGTACGACGACCTGCTGGGAGTGTTCGGCGACCCGGCGGAAACCGGCAAGCCGTCGGGAGACGACATCCGGGAGGGCAAGCTGACCTACCTCACCGCCGTCGCCCGCGCCCGCGCCGAAGCCACCGGTGACCACGCGGCGCTCGGCACCCTCGACGCGGCGCTGGGCGCCCCTGACCTCACGGCCGCCGACATGGACCGCGTACGAGAGGTGCTGGTCTCGACCGGGGCCCGCGCCGCGCTGGAGGACAAGATCGCGCTCCTCGCCGACCGGAGCACAGCGCATCTGGCGGACCTGCACGACGCCGCCCCGTCCGCCCTCCGCTCCCTGCACGCCCTGCTGCGCGCCACATCGGGCGCGAGCACACGGACGCCGGTGGCTGCCCATGGAGGTGAACGGTGA